A genomic segment from Candidatus Brocadia sinica JPN1 encodes:
- the cbiM gene encoding cobalt transporter CbiM, whose translation MHISDGVLSPYVVGIGWAIALPVLGVSVRRLRTDQVGTYGVVAAAFFAGSTIHVPVGPFSMHLVLSGMAGLLLGWGALTIVTVGLFLQALLIGFGGLTVLGVNISIMALPGAIMGVLGRHWMKHASLKKRPWIGSFIGGGTILISAILLYVTLATTNTALMPLAKLVFLGHIPIAIVEGIISFWLVHFLQKVEPSLLGVSP comes from the coding sequence ATGCATATCAGTGACGGGGTACTCTCACCCTATGTTGTTGGAATAGGATGGGCAATAGCCCTGCCTGTATTAGGAGTGTCGGTTCGCAGATTACGAACTGACCAAGTTGGTACGTATGGGGTGGTTGCAGCAGCTTTCTTTGCAGGCTCGACAATCCATGTGCCCGTCGGTCCTTTCAGTATGCACCTTGTGCTCAGCGGTATGGCTGGACTCTTGCTTGGCTGGGGTGCTTTAACCATCGTGACGGTTGGTCTTTTCCTGCAGGCGTTATTAATCGGTTTTGGCGGACTGACAGTTTTGGGTGTCAATATTTCTATCATGGCCTTGCCTGGCGCCATTATGGGGGTACTCGGACGTCATTGGATGAAGCATGCCTCTTTAAAAAAGCGACCGTGGATAGGTTCTTTTATTGGTGGGGGAACAATCTTAATTTCGGCTATTTTACTTTATGTAACATTAGCTACGACGAATACGGCGCTGATGCCCCTGGCCAAATTGGTTTTTCTGGGCCACATTCCTATCGCCATCGTAGAAGGTATCATCAGTTTTTGGTTAGTGCATTTTCTCCAAAAGGTTGAACCATCATTACTGGGGGTTTCTCCATGA
- the nikR gene encoding nickel-responsive transcriptional regulator NikR, producing MSSLVRFGVSLEKELLQRFDECIKEKKYTNRSEAIRDLIREDLVKKEWQEGKEVAGSITLVYNHHKRELVNLLIDIQHDYHDTILSTQHIHLDDDNCLEIVVIKGRPKEIEELYGKLKSAKGVKHGGFSMTTTGTEIM from the coding sequence ATGTCAAGTTTAGTCAGATTCGGGGTCTCTCTGGAAAAAGAATTACTCCAAAGATTTGATGAGTGTATCAAAGAAAAGAAATACACCAACCGTTCGGAGGCCATACGCGATCTGATTCGGGAGGATCTGGTAAAAAAAGAATGGCAAGAGGGTAAAGAAGTCGCCGGGTCAATCACCCTTGTCTATAATCATCACAAAAGGGAGTTGGTCAATCTTCTTATCGACATCCAGCATGATTACCATGACACAATCCTTTCTACCCAACATATCCATTTGGACGATGACAATTGTCTGGAAATCGTTGTAATAAAAGGCAGGCCGAAAGAGATCGAAGAATTATATGGGAAATTAAAGTCGGCAAAAGGGGTAAAACACGGGGGTTTTTCCATGACGACAACAGGAACAGAGATCATGTAG
- a CDS encoding ferredoxin-thioredoxin reductase catalytic domain-containing protein, producing MDNNKEHEAIKIRMILTEYVTSSSCKLNPDTKIVDRVVNGLLMRKIKFGHAYCPCRLVTGDRERDKKIICPCVYHLEEIERDGECHCNLFVSADYQVKMEKGEDYV from the coding sequence ATGGATAACAATAAAGAGCATGAAGCAATAAAAATCCGTATGATACTTACCGAATATGTGACTTCCAGTTCTTGCAAGCTAAATCCGGATACAAAAATTGTAGACAGGGTAGTTAACGGGTTACTGATGCGTAAAATCAAGTTCGGGCATGCGTATTGCCCCTGCCGATTGGTTACAGGAGACAGGGAAAGAGATAAAAAGATCATTTGTCCCTGTGTGTATCACCTTGAAGAAATTGAACGTGACGGAGAGTGTCATTGCAATCTTTTTGTGAGTGCAGATTATCAGGTAAAGATGGAGAAAGGAGAAGACTATGTCTGA